One region of Culex pipiens pallens isolate TS chromosome 2, TS_CPP_V2, whole genome shotgun sequence genomic DNA includes:
- the LOC120417313 gene encoding COX assembly mitochondrial protein homolog produces the protein MAQTFGDSPVIQENTIGVNQGGPHGHGDPNDRRLRKVEREVLIPKIMRERAKTEKCIPEVQQFEACCKDSGLFMAVKCQQENEALKDCSLRWYKNEQFRAECTEIYLEERAEFRRTGIPKKFRNMNFAQAPQ, from the exons ATGGCCCAGACTTTCGGCGATTCGCCCGTCATCCAGGAAAACACCATCGGAGTGAACCAGGGAGGCCCCCACGGACATG GTGATCCCAACGACCGGCGTCTCCGGAAAGTCGAACGGGAGGTGCTGATTCCGAAGATTATGCGCGAACGAGCAAAGACGGAAAAGTGCATCCCGGAGGTGCAGCAGTTCGAGGCTTGCTGCAAGGATTCCGGCCTGTTTATGGCGGTCAAGTGCCAGCAGGAGAACGAAGCGCTGAAGGATTGTTCGCTGCGGTGGTACAAGAATGAGCAGTTTCGGGCGGAGTGCACCGAGATTTATCTGGAGGAACGAGCGGAGTTTAGACGGACCGGGATTCCCAAGAAGTTTCGGAACATGAATTTTGCGCAGGCGCCTCAGTAA
- the LOC120417312 gene encoding tRNA-splicing endonuclease subunit Sen2 — MNHALRPVPKPKKFTPPVLTNVDPLPTGPVAIGLFTGLSVEVCDPAAMAHLSLDGGFGQGTSSRSFPKVVARTGRNVGRVRRNPSGVVHRRQVERRREWAGKFGSVEGSGETVWVMEEDEEKLVEVGAVSVEELKRNALKVEEDPFMIRENLSLSLEEAMFLVRELDVLKVQSFDGSVFTEKNLVEKFAAIKKDFIPSYAAFMYLKSRNWIIRSGLKFGGDFLLYQKGPQFFHASYIVLIQTYQSGKILTTSGRNLENYDFQCFNRIAETTAKDLLILEVHYPEGLDPADPHECLRRLNEFRVGEVFPKHHNYVATRTG, encoded by the exons ATGAACCACGCGCTCCGTCCCGTCCCAAAGCCGAAAAAGTTCACCCCGCCGGTTCTCACGAACGTCGACCCGTTACCCACCGGACCAGTCGCGATCGGATTGTTTACCGGGCTTTCCGTCGAGGTGTGCGATCCGGCCGCGATGGCACACCTCTCGCTGGACGGAGGATTCGGCCAGGGCACGTCGTCGCGTTCGTTTCCCAAGGTGGTTGCGCGAACCGGTCGAAATGTGGGAAGGGTGAGGAGGAATCCTTCGGGAGTGGTTCACCGGAGGCAGGTCGAGAGGCGCCGGGAATGGGCGGGGAAGTTTGGTTCCGTTGAGGGGAGTGGGGAGACGGTGTGGGTTATGGAGGAAGATGAGGAAAAGTTGGTTGAGGTGGGGGCGGTTTCGGTGGAGGAGTTGAAGAGGAATGCGTTGAAGGTTGAGGAAGATCCGTTTATGATCCGGGAGAATTTGAGCTTGTCGTTGGAGGAAGCAATGTTCCTGGTGAGGGAGCTTGATGTTCTAAAAGTGCAATCCTTTGATGGGTCTGTGTTTACGGAGAAGAATCTGGTTGAAAAGTTTGCTGCAATCAAAAAGGATTTCATTCCTTCGTATGCTGCATTTATgtatttaaaatcaagaaattgGATCATCCGGAGTGGACTCAAATTTGGCGGGGACTTTC ttCTCTACCAGAAAGGACCACAATTCTTTCATGCTTCCTACATCGTGCTTATTCAAACGTATCAGAGTGGGAAGATTCTAACAACATCCGGTCGTAATCTGGAGAACTACGACTTCCAGTGCTTCAACCGTATTGCAGAAACCACCGCCAAAGATCTACTCATCCTGGAAGTTCACTATCCGGAAGGACTAGATCCCGCAGATCCTCACGAGTGCCTTCGCCGCTTGAATGAGTTCCGAGTTGGCGAAGTGTTCCCGAAGCACCACAACTACGTGGCCACCCGGACCGGCTAA